The Acetivibrio saccincola genome window below encodes:
- a CDS encoding LTA synthase family protein, with protein sequence MLIISACIFFAAQSNFKMGKKAVFAVLAVNLPILILSIKTRIYIFNILMLSYTLWYIITPYVIKFKRFYSVFLPALLILSYLIPFSNMMFTLFPITMYPFYLLGYKFKNVKVTKVRYGYFILILNIFASSLVMFLFLLKTKPYFATGDLRLVNLNSPYETSAYHPFWGILLLWITTSICLFIKYFFREKINIDEEVNPTSNKFEEIFKKLSRQAFNFLSFILFACVLIFITEYTIRGDLKDTVTTVFKPSIVFNLIFILTIYLCLTALMGRVLSSITLFLITAVLVVANYVKFKYFDEPFYPWDTYILKEGIIISKEYVNLPLILIGILIFIIAFIILLIFNKRVRSFFKPKFIKKLCPLAASLLIINGFIINTPGQVSKFWIVKSWYIGKVEMLANGLFVQNYMYLKNYDKYVLSEPSGYSMEKIKEINDRLSKEFPKSTKSDIKPDIVLIMCESFWDPTVLKGVHFSEDIMKNFNKYKKGEIVSPAIGGGTSNVEFEALTGLSTYFLGPGVLAYNVYFRRDTPGIVSVLNDNGYNTIAIHPYKAEMYNRDKVYKFLGFDEFISLDSFNADTDLKGPYVSDDRLIDKVLEILSKKDDEPKFIWVLTMQNHDPYVDKYDKLEVSVTSDKLNDEEKIILSTYAEGVRDGANSLDKLISKLENSSTPTLVYFFGDHLPRMGSLEKMYEIYDRLNPEEDPYKREFRYYVTPYASWSNFKETTSFHLPVSPAHIALEILKDSGVEYPSYFNILDGLKKDHAFLHQILSKDIDRENQYIKDYEMIEYDLILGNQYLKDFE encoded by the coding sequence ATGCTGATTATTTCAGCTTGTATATTTTTTGCAGCCCAATCAAATTTTAAAATGGGAAAGAAGGCTGTTTTTGCTGTACTGGCAGTAAATTTGCCAATATTGATACTGTCAATAAAAACAAGAATATATATTTTCAATATATTGATGCTTTCATATACTCTGTGGTATATAATAACACCTTATGTTATTAAATTTAAAAGATTTTACAGCGTATTTCTTCCGGCATTATTGATATTATCTTATTTGATTCCTTTTTCCAATATGATGTTCACGCTGTTTCCCATCACCATGTACCCTTTTTACTTACTGGGATATAAATTTAAAAATGTGAAAGTAACCAAGGTAAGGTATGGCTATTTTATTTTAATCTTAAATATTTTTGCATCTTCTCTTGTAATGTTTTTATTCCTTCTAAAAACCAAACCGTATTTTGCTACAGGTGACTTAAGACTTGTAAATTTAAATTCACCTTATGAAACATCAGCTTATCATCCTTTTTGGGGAATACTTTTACTTTGGATTACAACAAGTATTTGCCTCTTTATAAAGTATTTTTTCAGAGAAAAAATAAATATAGATGAAGAAGTAAATCCCACATCAAATAAATTTGAAGAGATTTTTAAAAAATTATCCAGACAAGCATTTAACTTTTTAAGTTTTATATTATTTGCATGTGTTTTAATTTTTATAACTGAATACACCATAAGGGGGGATTTAAAAGATACCGTTACCACAGTTTTCAAGCCCTCTATAGTATTTAATTTAATCTTTATTTTAACAATTTACTTATGTCTTACAGCATTAATGGGAAGGGTATTGTCCTCAATAACCCTCTTTTTAATAACGGCTGTTTTGGTTGTGGCAAATTACGTAAAATTTAAATATTTTGATGAGCCCTTTTATCCTTGGGATACATATATTCTCAAAGAAGGTATTATTATATCAAAGGAATATGTGAATCTTCCTCTAATTCTTATCGGCATTTTAATATTTATAATTGCATTTATTATTCTTTTAATTTTTAACAAAAGAGTTCGCAGCTTTTTTAAACCAAAATTCATAAAAAAATTATGCCCTTTAGCTGCTTCCCTTCTTATAATAAACGGATTTATAATAAATACACCGGGACAGGTTTCAAAATTCTGGATAGTTAAATCGTGGTATATAGGGAAAGTGGAAATGCTTGCAAACGGGTTATTTGTGCAAAATTATATGTATTTAAAAAATTATGACAAGTATGTTTTAAGTGAACCTTCTGGATATTCCATGGAAAAAATTAAAGAAATAAATGACAGGCTCTCTAAAGAGTTTCCTAAAAGTACTAAATCAGATATAAAGCCTGATATAGTACTAATTATGTGTGAAAGCTTTTGGGATCCTACGGTATTAAAGGGCGTACATTTTAGTGAGGATATTATGAAAAATTTTAATAAATATAAAAAGGGGGAAATAGTCTCCCCTGCCATAGGCGGAGGAACTTCAAACGTTGAATTTGAAGCTTTAACCGGGCTTAGCACTTATTTTTTAGGTCCCGGGGTGCTGGCATACAATGTATACTTTAGAAGGGATACCCCTGGCATTGTCTCAGTTTTAAATGATAACGGATACAATACAATTGCAATTCATCCCTACAAGGCTGAAATGTATAACCGGGACAAGGTGTATAAATTTTTGGGCTTTGATGAATTTATTTCATTAGATAGTTTCAATGCTGATACTGATTTAAAGGGACCATATGTATCAGATGACAGGCTTATAGACAAAGTACTTGAAATTTTATCAAAAAAAGATGATGAACCAAAATTCATTTGGGTTCTTACAATGCAAAATCATGACCCTTATGTGGATAAATATGATAAATTAGAGGTGTCAGTAACATCGGACAAACTTAATGATGAAGAAAAAATCATTTTAAGCACATATGCAGAAGGGGTAAGGGATGGTGCAAATTCTTTAGATAAACTTATTAGCAAATTAGAAAACTCGTCAACTCCAACCCTTGTGTACTTTTTTGGCGACCACCTGCCAAGGATGGGCAGCTTAGAAAAAATGTACGAAATTTATGACCGCTTAAATCCTGAGGAAGACCCGTACAAAAGAGAATTCAGATACTATGTAACGCCATATGCATCCTGGTCCAACTTTAAAGAAACCACATCCTTCCACCTGCCAGTTTCTCCGGCTCATATAGCACTTGAAATATTAAAGGATTCGGGAGTTGAATACCCAAGCTATTTTAATATATTAGACGGGCTAAAAAAGGATCATGCCTTTTTGCACCAGATTTTAAGTAAGGATATAGATAGGGAAAACCAATATATAAAAGACTATGAAATGATTGAGTATGATTTAATTTTGGGAAATCAGTACTTAAAGGATTTTGAGTAA
- a CDS encoding putative polysaccharide biosynthesis protein, with product MKKQSIAKGFMLLTAASMFVKVLSVLYIPFLRGILGDEGYGVYGAAYQAYTFIYVIANSGIPVAISKSISELTYMGNYKDALRTFKIARSYLIVIGAVLATGMFVLAGPISKVLHFEKSYLAILALSPTIFITAVASAYRGYFQGRGNMTYTAISQVLEQITNVAFTLIFALLLMKYGVEAACAGGTVGTSLGALTAMIFMTAMFYKNRNSIIPKDKVRKDVKRYTYKELAKRIIHYSVPITISVGATYAGNLVDMANTKIRLMAGGYAEEAATILYGFLTKYQQLMNVPVSIVAALAAAVLPSLSGSMAVNDKEEFEKKLRYALRLCIFVVVPSAVGFSILSGPIYSFLKFGGGYELMKYGAVVLVFMSLVQIQTTILQSAGLLYTATRNVIIGIIAKIVTNYFLISIPRINIYGAIIGSIVGFCVPLMLNTITIQKHLKVKIYLFKNTIKPLFSSITMGLMVFVLYKLSYLFFNLFIGEFFSNVIAVIISVTAGVAVYGLSMILFKGISKDDLIEMPDKFKNLIPAKIYARITN from the coding sequence ATGAAGAAACAATCTATAGCAAAGGGTTTTATGCTTTTGACAGCAGCAAGCATGTTTGTAAAAGTGCTGTCTGTCTTATATATTCCTTTTTTAAGAGGTATTTTAGGTGATGAAGGCTATGGGGTATATGGAGCAGCCTATCAGGCTTACACATTTATATATGTAATAGCAAACTCAGGTATTCCTGTGGCAATATCAAAATCCATATCAGAACTTACCTATATGGGCAACTATAAAGATGCACTGAGGACTTTTAAGATAGCACGTTCTTATCTTATTGTCATAGGGGCAGTGCTGGCAACAGGTATGTTTGTGCTTGCAGGACCTATATCAAAGGTTTTGCATTTTGAAAAATCTTACCTTGCAATTTTAGCCCTCTCCCCTACAATTTTTATAACCGCTGTTGCATCAGCCTACAGGGGCTACTTTCAGGGAAGGGGCAATATGACATACACTGCTATTTCACAAGTGTTAGAGCAAATTACAAATGTAGCATTTACACTTATATTTGCTCTGCTTTTAATGAAATACGGAGTTGAAGCAGCTTGTGCAGGAGGAACTGTAGGGACTTCATTAGGGGCTTTAACTGCAATGATTTTTATGACTGCCATGTTCTATAAAAACAGAAATTCCATAATACCAAAAGACAAAGTGAGAAAGGATGTAAAAAGATACACTTATAAAGAATTGGCAAAAAGAATCATACACTACAGCGTACCTATAACAATATCTGTAGGCGCCACATATGCAGGAAACCTTGTGGACATGGCCAACACAAAAATAAGACTTATGGCCGGGGGGTATGCTGAAGAGGCGGCAACTATACTATATGGTTTTTTGACTAAATACCAGCAGTTAATGAATGTGCCTGTATCCATTGTGGCAGCCCTTGCCGCTGCTGTCTTGCCTTCTCTCTCAGGCTCTATGGCAGTAAATGATAAAGAAGAGTTTGAGAAAAAACTCCGGTATGCCCTAAGGCTTTGTATATTCGTAGTTGTTCCTTCAGCAGTTGGTTTTTCCATATTAAGTGGTCCAATTTATTCCTTTTTAAAGTTTGGCGGTGGCTATGAACTTATGAAATACGGTGCTGTTGTACTGGTATTTATGTCATTAGTGCAGATACAGACAACTATTTTACAAAGCGCCGGGCTTCTCTACACCGCTACAAGAAATGTTATTATAGGAATTATAGCAAAGATAGTTACAAATTACTTTTTAATTTCAATCCCCCGCATCAATATATACGGGGCTATAATAGGAAGTATAGTGGGCTTTTGTGTCCCCCTTATGTTAAATACAATTACAATTCAAAAACACTTGAAGGTTAAAATATATTTATTTAAAAACACTATAAAGCCCCTTTTTTCATCAATAACAATGGGGTTAATGGTTTTTGTTTTGTACAAACTTTCATATTTGTTTTTTAATCTTTTTATAGGAGAGTTCTTTTCAAATGTAATTGCCGTAATTATATCAGTAACTGCCGGTGTTGCAGTATACGGGCTTTCAATGATACTCTTTAAGGGGATTTCTAAAGATGATTTAATTGAAATGCCTGACAAGTTTAAAAATCTTATTCCGGCAAAAATATATGCAAGAATAACAAACTAA